The Stigmatella aurantiaca DW4/3-1 genome contains the following window.
CCCCCTCCAGCCCCTCCTCCATTGGAGGTAAGCCGGACTCCACTGGAGAGGACCAGCCGGGAGGCTTCTAGAAGGACTTGGCCTCCGCTGCCGCCGCCGCCGCCCCCTCCTGCCTGATAGTCGGCCTTCTCACCGCCACCGCCCCCCCCACCGCTGGCAGTGACCCACGCACCCGCCGAGAGTGTTCCCGCGACGGAGATCTGGATCGCGCCTCCCCCCGCCCCACCTTTCCCCCCGTAGGAACTCCCTCCGTTTCCACCTGCACACCCTCCGAGGAGGAGGCCCGATGGCTCTAATCTGGCACCTTGGGCACCCCCTTCCCCATTGTAATACCCCCTTCCCCCCGGCTCCCCCGCGGTCCCCCCACCTGCCCCGCCGCCACCGCCTCCTGGCCCCAGATCGCCTCCGGCTCCCCCCTGCCGTGAACCACAAAATTGATTGCCTCCAGCCCCCGGAATCATTGCCGTTCCCGAGAGATGGCCGTTGGCGAGAATGTCTTTGGTCAACGTGGCATCTCCATACACAGCCAAGATGACTGGGCGAGTGCCGGCGAGCGTCCATGTTCCATCCAGGCGCACGCCTCTCACAGGAAGCACCACCACTTCGGGAGCCTGACTGCCCTGAGACACTTTAAATTCTTCAGGGGGACTGCTCACACAGCCCTCCGGGCTCCAGGGTTTCATCAGCCCAGGCGTTGAATCGAAGGTGACATCACACGTGATGGTGAGACTGGCGGCAATCTTGGCCTCAGGAATGGCATCCGGATCAAAGTGGCTCGGCACATAGGGGAAAGAACTGCAAGCCCCATCCGGAAAACGGCAAGTGCCCTTCTGATGACCTCCCCGTGTGCATTCTGTGTTCACCTTGGATGGGTCCAGTTCCTCCATGCAGTTATTCAGCGCTGTGCAACCTCCTGTGATTCGGCGGCAGCTGCTGGAGGGCGTGCAGGGTGTCTCCTGGCCCTCACAAACCCCGGAGGCATTGCACTGGTCGATCACGGTGCAGTCCTTGCCATCGTCACATGCGGTCGCAACCGGCTTGGACGCATAGACGCATTGGCCATTGGCCGTGTTGCATGTCCCTGCTGCCTCATGACAAACCGTCGGCGGCGAGTTGCATACCTTGCTCTTTCCCAAGCAGCGGGCGTCTGGTTCGCACGTGTCCTCCGTGGTGCACGGATCGCCGTCATCACATGACTTGCTGAGACACTTTGAATCCAAGCAGCCTTGGAATCCGTTACAATCGAAGTCCACTCTGACGCTGCACTTCTCGGCAGCCCCTGGATACACGTCGTCGCGCTCGTCATCGCAGTCCGCGTTCGCGAGCCCTTCCAGCGCGATGTAGGTATCGCCATCCTTGTCCTGTGCTTGGAGCACGGCCTCAAACGAGGCGAACTCTCCCCTGGGAACCTCCACGGGTCCGTTCGAGGAACGTGTCTCCACCCTGTCTCCCGCACACCCCTCAATGGAGATCTCTTGGTACGAGGACACCTCCAGCATCAGTTCCTGCCCCCATTCTGGCTTCCGGAACACCGCGACGCGGACTTCCTTGGCGTCCACGTCCTGGAACTTCTCCCGGGGGATGTCCGTCCTGGCCTCATGGCCCTGCCCATCCCGGGCGAGGACGCGGACACAGGCAGGAACGTAAGTGCCGTACTTGACCAAGACCCGGATGGCTCCCTCCGCAGGTTCCTTCTCGCGGCAGGCAGCAAGACTCAGCAGCAGTCCCCAAACACAGGCTCGATACATGGGCTCAGTCTAGCCTACCTTGACTCAAGCCCAGCCGATGGTTCCTCCTGAAGCCCCCCATGCACGCACGCCCCCTTCTCCTCCTCCTCCCTGTCCTCGTGACCACCCTCACTCACTGTGCACCGCCCGATGCCGCCGAGCCGGTCCCACAACCCGGCGAGAGCCTCCAAGGCCTCACCGCGGGAGGCGGCTTGCGGTTCATGACCTACAACATCAAGCACGCCGAACTCAGCAGCCTGGAGGCCATCGCGAGCGTCATCAACGCCCAAGCCCCGGACGTGGTGGCCCTCCAGGAGGTCGACGTCCTCACCGTGCGCTCCAACAGGGTGGATCAGGCCGCCCGGCTGGGTCAGCTCACCGGCCTGTCGCATGCCTTCATTCCCTCGCTGACCAGCTATGACTCGGGCCAGTACGGGTTGGCGATCCTGTCCCGTTACCCCATCCGCTCCGCCCAGCGCCTCCCGCTCCGCTCGGCCGCCGAGCAGCGTGTCCTCGCCCTCTTCGAGGTGGAGCTGGCGCCCTCACGCCTCATCCCCGTGGGGGTCACCCACTTCGGTACCACCGGCGCCACGGAGCGCGTGCAGCAGGCCGAGGACATCAAGGCGGCCCTCGCCGGAAAGCCGTGGGCCCTGCTCGGCGGAGACCTCAACGCCAGCCCTTCCGAGTCCAGCATCTCCAGCCTCCTCCAGCAGTTCACCGACGCCTGGGCCCGGGGCGGCTCGGGCAGTGGCTACACCCACTCGGCCACCCTGCCCACCAAGCGCATCGATTACGTCCTGCTCGGCTCCGCATGGACCTCCCCGCTCACCGCCAGCGTCGTGAACGCGCCCTCCCAATCCGACCACCGCCCGCTCGCCGCCACGCTCATCCTTCCGTGGAGCCAGACCTTCTTCGGAGACCGTGTCCCAGGCACCGCCGTCCAAGACGACACCCGCGCGGTGGAAGTAGGCGTCCGGTTCCGCAGCAATGTCAGCGGCACCATCGAGGCCCTCCGGTTCTACCGGGGCACGGGCAACGCCAACGGCTACGTCGCCCACCTTTGGACCAGCACGGGCACCCTCTTGGCCCAGGTTCCCGTGAAGGATGGGCGCATCCCCGGATGGCAGGAGGCGCCGCTTCCCGCTCCCATCTCCGTCTCCGCGGGGTCGACCTATGTGGTCTCGTATTACACGTCCAATGGGCAGTTCGCCCGGGACGTCTCGGGGCTGACGAACGCAGTGGTCAGCGGCAACCTCACGGCGCCTGGCAGCGCCAGCGTCGGTGGAAACGGCGTCTTCGTCTACGCGGCCGGAGGCGGATTCCCAACGAGTTCCTATAAAGATGCCAACTATTGGGTCGACGTCCGCTTCAAGCCCTCCTCCTCCGCGGCAGCCCTTCTTCCATGACCTCACACGCCGGACAGTTCCTTCGCCTCCATGACGTTGAGCTTTGGTACGAGGACAGGGGCACACCGGCCGCTCCGCCCCTCCTGCTGCTGATGGGCAATGGATGCAGCTCCGTGTTCTGGCCCGAGCCGTTTGTCGCCCGCCTCGTGAGCGGAGGCCGGCGCGTCATCCGCTTCGACTACCGCGACACGGGCCGCTCCTCGCATTTCGACTTCGACCAGGCACCCTACAGCCTCGATGACATCGAGCGGGATGTGCTCGGGCTGCTGGCGCACCTGGGCCTCCAGAAGGCCCATTGCGTGGGATTGTCCATGGGAGGCTTCCTGGCGCAGCGAATGGCCATCCGGCACCCCTCCCGCGTTGCATCGCTGGCCAGCATGATGTCCACGCCGGACTATGCCGTGCTGCTTCACACCTTCATTGGAGGCGAAGCCCCCACGTCCGGACTCCCCCCTCCCCGCAAAGACTGGCTCGAGGCGCTCTCGAAAATCCCGCCAGGGCTGTCCCCGCTGGAGCTGTCGGTGGAGAGCTGGCGGCTGGCCAATGGAAGCCGGGCCCCGTTCGACGCGGACGCCTGGCGAGACCTCCAGCGGCTCGCCGACGCGTGGGGCGATGACTCCCGCGCCGGAGACCATCACCGGCGTGCCTGCGAGCGCATCACGGACAAGAACCTGCTGGGCGCGCTGCGGCACGTCACGGCACCTTGCCTGTTCATCCAGGGCTCGGAGGATCCGATCTTCGTGCCCGCGCACGCCGAGGCAGCAGCCCAAGCGGTGCCGGGCGCCAAGCTGCGCATCGTCGATGGAATGGGACACGCCCTCAGCCCTGCTTTTTTTGAACTCCTGGCCGACGCCCTCCTGGAGCACACCCAGGACCCGGTGGCCCCCCGGGGGCCGTGATACGCTCGACCCGTGACTTCCGGCATATGGCCTCCTGAGCACACCCCTGCTACTGCTCGTGGAAGGCGTTCCGTCACACTGGCCTCCCCGCGTCCCCCTCCGCTCCTCTTCCTCGCCGGAATCATGATGTGGGTCTCCGCTGGCTACTCTCCCGTGGGAGAACTGCTCTTCGACCCGGCGAGCCGGGCGGAGCCCGCCATGCAGCTCTGGCTCCTCTGCTTCCTCACCTTCGGCGGGGCCTTCTGGTGCACCGTGCGAGGCCAGGGCCAAGGAGCGGTTTGGCTCTTGGGGCTTCAGACCGCCGCGGCCCTGGGCGCCCTCGCCACCGGTCACGATGGTTCCGAAGGGGTGCTCCTGTGCGTCATCGCCGCACAAACCCCTTACTTCCTGCCCTCACGGCGGGCCACCCAGTGGGTGGTGGGAATGGCCCTTCTGTCCGCGGCCGTGTACTTCGCCACCCTCCCGCTCGAAACCGCGGTGCCGACGGCGGCCCTGTTCACGGGCTTCATGGGGTTCACGGCCATGGTGGCCCGCATCCAGCAGCGAGAAGCCCAGGGGCGCCGCGAGCTGGCCCGGCTGCACACGGAGCTCAAGGCCGCCCAGGTGCTGCTTGCCGACCGCGAGCGCGAGCAAGAACGGCTGCGAATCGCCCGCGAGCTGCATGACTCGCTCGGCCACCACCTCACCGCCCTCTCCCTCAACCTGGAGGCCGCCTCACACACCGTCACGGGCCCTGGCGAGGAGCATGTCCGGCGAGCCCGCACGGTGGCCCGGACCCTCCTGGGCGAGGTCCGCGAGGTGGTGTCCTCCATGCGCGATGGGCCCTCGCAGCTGGGTCCTTCGTTGCAAGCGCTCGCACAGGGGGTTCCCGGGCTCGACGTGCACCTCCAGGTCCCCGACAAGCTCTCCATCAACGACCCGGTCGCGGCCCAGTCCGTGTTCCGCTGTGTCCAGGAAGTCATCACCAACACGCTGCGGCACGCTTCGGCGAAGAACCTCTGGATCGACGTCGTCTCCACCGAGGAGGGCGGCATCCAGGTTCACGCCCGGGATGATGGAAAGGGCGCCGCCACGCTCAAGCCCGGCGCGGGGATCACCGGCATGCAGGAGCGCTTTGCCCTGCTGGGAGGAAAGGTGGAGCTGCGCCCTGCGGGAGGACAGGGGATGGAGCTGGTGGCCTGGCTGCCCGCACGAGGAGACGACCGATGATCAACATCGTCTTGGTGGATGACCACGCCCTCATCCGAGAGGGCATCCGCAGCCTGCTGGAGTTCACCCCGGACCTGCATGTCGTGGGGGAGGCCTCCGATGGCGAGGAAGCCGTGAAGCGTGTGCGGGAGCTATCCCCGGACGTGGTGTTGATGGACGTGCGGATGCCGCGCATGACCGGCCTGGAGGCGCTGCGCGCGATGCGCCGCGAGGCCCCGGAGCGCCGCGTGGTGCTGCTCACCACCTTCGATGAGGACTCCGTGGTGGTCGAGGCGCTGCGGGCGGGCGTCAAGGGCTTCCTCCTCAAGGACGTGACGCGCGATCAGCTCGCGGATGCCATCCGCCGGGTAGCGAACGGCGAGACGCTGCTGCCGCCCGGAGTCGCCGAGCGTGTGCAGCGCGGTTTCACGGAAGTGCCGCAGGAGTTTCCCCATGCCGAGCTTCCGGAAGGGCTCACGCGCCGGGAGCTGGAGGTCATGCGCCTCATTGCCCGTGGCCTGAGCAACCGGGAGATCGCCACGGTGCTAGGCACCGCCGAGGGGACGGTCAAGAACCAGACGTCCAACATCCTCGCCAAGCTGGGCGTCCGAGACCGGACCCGGGCGGTCCTCCGGGCCATGGAGCTGGGGTGTCTCTAAGTGCTCGGCCATCGAGAATGAACACCCTCCCCCCCTGTCAGCCCCAGGTGGTGTGATGGCCCTGTCTGAAGCAAGGAGGGGGGAGGGACATGGAATGGTCGGGGCTCGTCGGACGAGTGGAGCAGGACCTGGAGCGGGTGATTTCGCAAGGCCTGCTGCCCCAGGATGGCTTTCTTCCCTCGGAAAACTCGCTGGCCAAGCACTACGGACTTTCACGCAGCACCGTCCGTGAAGCACTGAAGCGACTGGCCGCCAGAGCGTTGATTGAGCAGCACCCGGGCCGCCGCAGCCGAGCCCTCCCCTTGGAGGGGGCGGTGACCCTGGAGAACCTGGGAGTGGTGCTGGAGGGCCCGGGCGCCGCTCAACCGGAGAGACGCAAGCTGCTGGAAGGCTTTCTGGCCCTCAAGCGAGAGACGGCTGTGGAACTGCTGGCGGCGTGTTGCCAGCAGGCCTCTGCCAGGGACTTGGACACGCTGGCAGGCCTGTGCTTCGAGTTGGCGGAGGAGGCCCGCTGGGGCGAACACCCCGGCAGGTGGGCGGAGCTGGAGTTCGCGTTGCTGAGGCAGGCGGCCCGCGCGGTGGAGCGTCCCGGACAGGCACTGCTGCTGCAGTCGCTGGAGCGCTCGTACCGAGGAATGGCCCGGTGGCTGGTGCCCCACCTGAATGCGCAGGCCACTCGGCAGTGGGCACTCTGTGCGCTGCACGCCCTGGCAGCCAAGGATGCGCAGCCCCTGCGCCAGGAACTGCCCGCCTTGCTCCAGGCGAGCGATGGGCACCTGCTCGCAGGCCTCCCACCCCTGCAGGAACCAAGGGGGTCGTCACTGTCCCCACTTTGTGCAGACACAGTCCCCTCTCACCCCACCTCAGAGCCTGAGGACGCCACGGCGAGGCTGTCGGAGGCGAATCGTCCCATCCAGTCTGCTTGCCAGACAGGTTTGAGCCAACGGCCGCCCACGGGGGGCCTCTCACCCGAGGCCCCCTCCTCTGACGCACGCACCCCTCTGGTCGAGGGGGCTCCCAGCACGAATGTCCCTCAGGGCCAGGAAGCGTCGCGAAGGGTTCCGCCTGGCCACCAGGAGCGACCGTCCCAAGCTCCGGTTGGCTCGGGCTCTGGGGTTGAACGCCTGAACAGAGAGGGCGGACACCTCCTGCTGGATGGAACGGCGGAGGGTGAACACGGTGGAGCATGCATGGCTGGGCACGCGGGGCTCGTGACTGGCCATCGAGTGTCTGAAGAGGGGCAGGGTGGAACGGGTGCTGCTGGCGTGCGCGGTCGCTCTTCTCCCTGTTGACAGGGTCGCTTGAATGCCACCCACCAGCAGGTGCTCAACATCCATGTCCGGGAGCTTAGTCTGATAAGAGCCCCTCCTGTGCAAGCGGCCGTGACGTATTTCGATCCGCAGCCAGCTCCGGCTGAGGTGCCCTCGTGTCTCGCGAACCCGTTCGCCGAGGGCCCCACCCACCCGCTGGCCCGCCGCGCTGCCGAGGCGTTGCAATCGCGCCTGCGCCACGGAGACCTCTCGGCCGGACTCCGTCTCGAGGACCTCGAGGAACCGGGACGCGGCAAGATGTTCGGCGTGCTGGCCGTGGCGGCGCCCGATGGGCGCATCGGCTACCTCTGCGGCTTCTCGGGCATGCTCGATGGCCGCTGGCACATCGATGGGTTTGCGCCACCGCTCTTCGATGAGGCCGCGCGCGCGGCCTTCTGGCCCGCGGGCGAAGCCGAGCTGCGCACCCTGGACAGCGCTCATGCGGAGTTGCTCCAAGGCGCCGAGGCCGTTGCGCTCCGCACGCGCCTCGACGCGCTGACCACGCGCCACGGCGCCAGCACCGCCGCACTTCGGGAGCGCCACGAAGCGAACCGCCGTCTCCGCCACGACGCCCGTCAACATCTGGCCGAGCGGATGATGGAGGAGGACGCGCGGCGGGCCGCGCTTCACGCGCTCGGCCAGGAGAGCCGCGCCGACGCCGATGAGCGCCGCCGGCTGGACGCCGCGTACCAACAGGATCGAGAGGTTCTGGTGTCGGCACTCCGGGCGATCGATGCGCGCCGCGCCGCGATCGAGCACCTGCGCGCCGAGCGCTCCAGGCAGCTCTGGCAGCAGATTGCCTACAACTACGTCATTCCGAACGCTCGCGGCGAGGAGCAACCCTTGGGCGCCCTGTTCGCCCCCGAGCCTCCCCCCGGCGGCGCGGGAGACTGCGCCGCGCCCAAGCTCCTGGCGCAGGCCTACCGCCACCACCTGAAACCGCTGGCCCTCGCCGAGTTCTGGTGGGGGGCCCCTCCCCTCACCGGTGAACGGCACTCGGGCCTGTACTACCCGGCCTGCCACAGCAAGTGTGGCGGGGTCTTGCCCTACATGCTGGAGGGCCTGCGGGTGGATCCCCCCCTCCCGCCTGGAAAGACCCCCAGCGAGGGGGATGCGCTGCGGCTCGTCTATGAAGATCCCTGGCTGCTCGCCGTCGACAAACCCTGTGGCCTCCTGTCCGTCCCTGGCCGCCACTCGCCGCAGAGAGACTCGGTGCTCACCCGCCTGCGGCGGCGCGCTCCGGAAGCGCCCGAGCCGCTCATCGTCCACCCCCTCGAGAGCGACACCTCCGGGCTCCTGCTCGCCACCAAGGACGCGGAGACCCACGCGGCCCTCCAGCGTCAATTCGCACGGAAGGAGGCGGACAAGCACTACATCGCCTGGCTCGAAGGCCCCGTTCTGGGAGACCACGGCGTCATCGAGCTGCCCCTCCGGGCCCACCCAGAGGAGCGCCCCCGCCAGATCGTCGATCCCGTCCACGGCAAGCGCGCCGTCACGGAATGGCGCGTCCTGCGGAGACGCGGCCCCCAGACCCAGGTGTCATTCCTGCCCCGCACGGGCCACCCCCACCAGCTTCGCGTCCATGCCGCGCACCCGCTCGGCCTCGGTGCTCCAATCGCCGGCGACCGGCTCTACGGAAGCAGCGGCGGCACGCGCCTGATGCTCCACGCCGAATCGCTGACGGTCCTCCATCCTCGCACGGGCGAGCGCCTCCACCTCGAATGCCCGGCGCCCTTCTGAGCCACAGCTCCCTGGATTTCCGCCCCTCCGGGAAGTAGCTTGCCGGGCCCTGGAAGTCCGCTGCGGACGCAACCGCGGACACACCCCCTTCCCCTTTTCAGAGAGAAGACACGCCATGAGCGCGAAGGACGCACAGAGCCTGGAGACCATCTGCGTGCATGCGGGCGTCGTGCCCGACCCCCAGCACGGGGCCATCATGACGCCCATCTTCCAGACGTCCACGTACGTGCAGCCCGCCCCGGGCCAGCCCCTCACGTATGACTACTCGCGTGGTGGCAATCCCACACGGGCCGCCCTGGAGACGTCCCTCGCCGCGCTGGAGCGGGCCAAGCATGCCATCTCCTTTGCCTCGGGACTCGCCGCCGAGCAGGCCATCATGCAAGCCCTGGAGCCGGGGGCCCGGATCATCGTCTCCGAGGACGTGTACGGCGGAAGCGGGCGGCTGTTCCGCAAGCTGTTCGCGCGCTATGGCTTCCAGTTCGACTTCCTGGACCTGAGGGACTTGAACGCGGTCGCCGCCGCCATCGACAGCAAGACGAAGCTCATCTGGGTGGAGACGCCCACCAACCCGCTGCTGCGGATCGTCGACATCGCGGGCATCTGCGCCCTCGCGAAGAAAGCCGGGGCCAAGGTCGTCGTCGACAACACGTTCACCTCCCCCATCTTCCAGCAGCCGCTCACGCTGGGCGCGGACATCGTCGTTCACAGCACCACCAAGTACATCGGCGGCCACAGTGACTTGATCGGTGGCGCGCTGATGACCAACGACGACGAGTTGGCGGAGAAGCTGCGCTTCGTGCAGTTCGCCGGCGGCGCGGTCAACTCGCCCTTCGAGTGCTTCATGCTCCTGCGCAGCATCAAGACGCTCGCGCTGCGCATGGAGCGCCACAACAGCAATGCGCTGGCCTTTGCCCGGGCCCTGGAAGACAGCGGTGACTTCGCGAGCGTGATCTACCCAGGTCTCGAATCCCACCCCCAGCACGCCCTGGCTCGCCAGCAGATGAGCGGCTATGCCGGCGTGGTGTCTGTCTACATGAGACGAGACATGGAGGGGGTGACACGGTTCTTCAAGAACCTGCGCCTCCTGGCCCTCGCCGAGAGCCTCGGGGGCGTTGAATCCCTGGTCAATCACCCCGAGCAAATGACGCACGCCAGCGTCCCGCCCGACCTGCGCCAGAAGCTCGGCATCAACGCCCAGCTCGTGCGCTTCTCCATCGGCATCGAGAATGTGAATGACTTGATTGCCGACGTGCGTCAGGCCCTGCAACGCTGACCTGTCTTCCACGTAAAAAAGAGGTTACGCTCAAAAAGAGCTTAACCTCTTTTTCTCATTATTGTTTAGTGGCCCGCCCGAAAGGCAGGGCCACCCCATGCTCCCCATCCGTCAGTATTTCCGCGGTGTCATTGCGCGCACCGTCCTCCCCACCTCTTTGATGATCCTCGCCGCCTGCGGGCCGGACTCGCTGGAGGATCTCACCGGAGAGCTGCAAGGAGCCCTCGCCAACGGCGTCGGCTCGACGGCAGCCCGGGCCGCCCTGGCGAAGCGCTGGGCGCCGGTCCACTACCAGGACGTGGATGTGACGGGCTCGCACTCGCTCTCGGGCCGGTCGGACTACATCTCCCGCGTCGACTTCGACGGGGACTGGACCGGGACGAACAACTGGGACAACGCCGGGTCGAGGGCGCTCCCCGCGCACGTCTACCACTCGGTGGTCGAGACGAGCTCGCACTGGTACATCGTCTATACCTTCTTCCATCCGCGCGACTGGGCGGACTCGATCTTCGACACGGAGCACGAGAACGACGGCGAAGGGGTGCTGCTCGTCGTGGCGCGGGATGGGAGCGAGTTCGGCAAGCTCGTGGGTGCCGTGACCGTGGCCCACAAGGACTTCTTCTCCTACGTCCCGGACGGCAGCCCGCTCGCCTCGGGCGCGGAGTCGGTGGACGGCAAGCTGTCGTATGCGAACTTCGAGGGGGTGGATCACCCCATCACGGCCCAGGAGGCCAAGGGGCACGGCCTCAAAGCGTGGCCGGGCTACGACATCGTCGGAGATGGGGTGAAGTACTTCCCCTCGCTGACCACCTCCGAGGAGCCGTCGTCCGCCACCGATTCCGACGTGCGCTACAAGCTCATCGACATCTACGGCCCCGATGGGCTCTGGGTGCGCCGCAACCTCGCCTCGCTCTTTGCCTCCTACGGGACGTTCGCGGGGGACACGAGCGGTGACTGTGGCTACGTCAAGAGCCTCTGCTCCACCAACTCCGCCAACGCGCCCTGGGGCTGGAATGACCAGAACGACGGCCCGATCGAGGGCGGCGAGATCGCCACCGATCCGGCCAAGCTCTCGGCCTACTACTTCAGCCCCTCCGCGGCCTTCGCCACGGCGTACACGTTCAATCCGTTCAAGGGCGTGGGGGCTGACCCGAACACGCCGTGAGTCCCTAGGGAAACTCGATCCGCAGGCGCGCCCCACCCTCCGCCCGGTTCTCCGCGGAGAGGGTCGCGCCAAACTGCCCCAGCAGCTCCCGGGAGATGACCAGGCCCAGCCCGGTGCCTCTCTCGGGCCCCTTGGTGGTGAAGAAGCTCTCGAAGAGGTGGGGCAACACCTCCGGTGGAAAGCCGGGGCCGTTGTCCTCCACCACCAGCACCATCCGAGGGCCCTTCCTCTCAGCGCGCACGATGATGTCTCCGCGCTCGCGGCCTGACTCCTCGATCGCGTCCCCCGCGTTGACGAGCAGGTTGAGCAACACCTGGACCAGCCGACGAGGCGTGGCGAAGACCGGGGGCAGTTCCCCGGGAACGTCGACCCTCACCTGGGCCACATGCTTGAGCCGCACCTGCGCCAGCCGCACCGCGTTCTCCACCACGTCCGTCAGCAAGCACGGCCTGGGCTCCTCCATGTCCATGCGGGAAAAGCCCCTCAGGTCCGCGGCGATCTGCTGGGTGCGATCCAAGCCCGTGCGCGTCTCGGAGAGCACCTCCTCGAACTCCATCCGGACCTCGGAAGGCAAGGACAAGGCCAGCAGCTCTTTCTGGAGGAAGTGCAGGTTGGAACGCACGAACGCCAGGGGGTTGTTGATCTCGTGCATCACATTGGCGGCGAGCCGCCCCACGGTGGCGAGCTTCTCGGACTGGGCCTGGTGACGGACCGTTCTGGCGAGCGCCTCCGCGGCCTCGCGGCGGGCGCGCTCCACGCGCGCCTCGTTCCGCCCCTCGATTCCCTTCCGGAAATGGGACGAGCCATAGCCGCCGAAGAAGGTGGACAGGACCACCAGGGCCACCCAGGCAATCCCCTGCGAGAACGGCACTCCCGACGACTGCACCAGCCACACGGTGCCCACGAGGCAAGCCAGGCCGCTGGCAATCGTCGAGTACCTCTCCTCCGACAACGCGAAGAGCGCCAGCTCGATGCCCCACCCCACCCGCAGCGCAAACGCCTCGGGGATGAAGCGCGACAGGGTGAGGACATCCAAGGCCGACAGCAACGGCATGAGCACCGCGAAGACGAGGGACTTCCTCTCCAAGCGCGGCTCAGGGCCCTCGGCCGATGAGGTGGATGACATGGACGGGGGTCTCCGTATGCTCAGAAGCACCACGCTGCGTCTAGAAACAAGCCATGCATCACCATTCCAGCAGCAACTGGGCGTCCTCTCCGGAGGCCACCTGAAGCATCTTCCGCCGCCGACGTCCGTCTGGAAACACCGCCTCTACTTCATACGAGCCCGGTGATAACACGTGACGATA
Protein-coding sequences here:
- a CDS encoding response regulator, giving the protein MINIVLVDDHALIREGIRSLLEFTPDLHVVGEASDGEEAVKRVRELSPDVVLMDVRMPRMTGLEALRAMRREAPERRVVLLTTFDEDSVVVEALRAGVKGFLLKDVTRDQLADAIRRVANGETLLPPGVAERVQRGFTEVPQEFPHAELPEGLTRRELEVMRLIARGLSNREIATVLGTAEGTVKNQTSNILAKLGVRDRTRAVLRAMELGCL
- a CDS encoding RluA family pseudouridine synthase, with the translated sequence MQAAVTYFDPQPAPAEVPSCLANPFAEGPTHPLARRAAEALQSRLRHGDLSAGLRLEDLEEPGRGKMFGVLAVAAPDGRIGYLCGFSGMLDGRWHIDGFAPPLFDEAARAAFWPAGEAELRTLDSAHAELLQGAEAVALRTRLDALTTRHGASTAALRERHEANRRLRHDARQHLAERMMEEDARRAALHALGQESRADADERRRLDAAYQQDREVLVSALRAIDARRAAIEHLRAERSRQLWQQIAYNYVIPNARGEEQPLGALFAPEPPPGGAGDCAAPKLLAQAYRHHLKPLALAEFWWGAPPLTGERHSGLYYPACHSKCGGVLPYMLEGLRVDPPLPPGKTPSEGDALRLVYEDPWLLAVDKPCGLLSVPGRHSPQRDSVLTRLRRRAPEAPEPLIVHPLESDTSGLLLATKDAETHAALQRQFARKEADKHYIAWLEGPVLGDHGVIELPLRAHPEERPRQIVDPVHGKRAVTEWRVLRRRGPQTQVSFLPRTGHPHQLRVHAAHPLGLGAPIAGDRLYGSSGGTRLMLHAESLTVLHPRTGERLHLECPAPF
- a CDS encoding FadR/GntR family transcriptional regulator, coding for MEWSGLVGRVEQDLERVISQGLLPQDGFLPSENSLAKHYGLSRSTVREALKRLAARALIEQHPGRRSRALPLEGAVTLENLGVVLEGPGAAQPERRKLLEGFLALKRETAVELLAACCQQASARDLDTLAGLCFELAEEARWGEHPGRWAELEFALLRQAARAVERPGQALLLQSLERSYRGMARWLVPHLNAQATRQWALCALHALAAKDAQPLRQELPALLQASDGHLLAGLPPLQEPRGSSLSPLCADTVPSHPTSEPEDATARLSEANRPIQSACQTGLSQRPPTGGLSPEAPSSDARTPLVEGAPSTNVPQGQEASRRVPPGHQERPSQAPVGSGSGVERLNREGGHLLLDGTAEGEHGGACMAGHAGLVTGHRVSEEGQGGTGAAGVRGRSSPC
- a CDS encoding DUF4082 domain-containing protein; this translates as MHARPLLLLLPVLVTTLTHCAPPDAAEPVPQPGESLQGLTAGGGLRFMTYNIKHAELSSLEAIASVINAQAPDVVALQEVDVLTVRSNRVDQAARLGQLTGLSHAFIPSLTSYDSGQYGLAILSRYPIRSAQRLPLRSAAEQRVLALFEVELAPSRLIPVGVTHFGTTGATERVQQAEDIKAALAGKPWALLGGDLNASPSESSISSLLQQFTDAWARGGSGSGYTHSATLPTKRIDYVLLGSAWTSPLTASVVNAPSQSDHRPLAATLILPWSQTFFGDRVPGTAVQDDTRAVEVGVRFRSNVSGTIEALRFYRGTGNANGYVAHLWTSTGTLLAQVPVKDGRIPGWQEAPLPAPISVSAGSTYVVSYYTSNGQFARDVSGLTNAVVSGNLTAPGSASVGGNGVFVYAAGGGFPTSSYKDANYWVDVRFKPSSSAAALLP
- a CDS encoding trans-sulfuration enzyme family protein; translated protein: MSAKDAQSLETICVHAGVVPDPQHGAIMTPIFQTSTYVQPAPGQPLTYDYSRGGNPTRAALETSLAALERAKHAISFASGLAAEQAIMQALEPGARIIVSEDVYGGSGRLFRKLFARYGFQFDFLDLRDLNAVAAAIDSKTKLIWVETPTNPLLRIVDIAGICALAKKAGAKVVVDNTFTSPIFQQPLTLGADIVVHSTTKYIGGHSDLIGGALMTNDDELAEKLRFVQFAGGAVNSPFECFMLLRSIKTLALRMERHNSNALAFARALEDSGDFASVIYPGLESHPQHALARQQMSGYAGVVSVYMRRDMEGVTRFFKNLRLLALAESLGGVESLVNHPEQMTHASVPPDLRQKLGINAQLVRFSIGIENVNDLIADVRQALQR
- a CDS encoding sensor histidine kinase, which produces MMWVSAGYSPVGELLFDPASRAEPAMQLWLLCFLTFGGAFWCTVRGQGQGAVWLLGLQTAAALGALATGHDGSEGVLLCVIAAQTPYFLPSRRATQWVVGMALLSAAVYFATLPLETAVPTAALFTGFMGFTAMVARIQQREAQGRRELARLHTELKAAQVLLADREREQERLRIARELHDSLGHHLTALSLNLEAASHTVTGPGEEHVRRARTVARTLLGEVREVVSSMRDGPSQLGPSLQALAQGVPGLDVHLQVPDKLSINDPVAAQSVFRCVQEVITNTLRHASAKNLWIDVVSTEEGGIQVHARDDGKGAATLKPGAGITGMQERFALLGGKVELRPAGGQGMELVAWLPARGDDR
- a CDS encoding alpha/beta fold hydrolase, with translation MTSHAGQFLRLHDVELWYEDRGTPAAPPLLLLMGNGCSSVFWPEPFVARLVSGGRRVIRFDYRDTGRSSHFDFDQAPYSLDDIERDVLGLLAHLGLQKAHCVGLSMGGFLAQRMAIRHPSRVASLASMMSTPDYAVLLHTFIGGEAPTSGLPPPRKDWLEALSKIPPGLSPLELSVESWRLANGSRAPFDADAWRDLQRLADAWGDDSRAGDHHRRACERITDKNLLGALRHVTAPCLFIQGSEDPIFVPAHAEAAAQAVPGAKLRIVDGMGHALSPAFFELLADALLEHTQDPVAPRGP